From Syntrophales bacterium, the proteins below share one genomic window:
- a CDS encoding diguanylate cyclase, whose protein sequence is MSLREIITKHSKSFIIWLLLCSGLYLTSLYNYLLFHVVAEWFSVVIAFSIFLTAWNTRRLANNHYVLFLSIAFLFAGFIDLVHTLTYRGMGIFPGFDANLPTQLWIIARYLQSLSLLAAPWFIDRKLKINAVFGFYLSLTILLLAAVFSGTLFPACFVEGRGLTPFKIVSEYLICTILLLALIFLLHSREKFDPKILQLMLWSLLFTIVSELAFTFYISVYGLSNLIGHYFKIFAFFLVYRAIIVTGLENPYRLLFYDLQKNREELQVIIDSAPIMIFYKDRENRLIRVNKALADATGLLKEKIEGRNASDIYPSQAARYWEDDQEVIASGKSKTGIIEPIATTIGQRWLQTDKIPYREANGRITGVIGFSVDITERQEAEEALRKSEQKYRELSIVDGLTQLYNSRYFYHQLKIEIDRANRYDQPLTMLLLDIDDFKQFNDAYGHIEGDQVLSRLGQMMKQCLRQTDSAYRYGGEEFTVMMPMTESRDGRLLAERLRQEFKKELFSPAPGQEVHLTVSIGIGQYKTQEKMKGFVNRVDQLMYQGKKNGKDQICADS, encoded by the coding sequence ATGTCGTTGCGAGAGATCATCACTAAACATTCAAAAAGTTTCATCATTTGGCTCTTGCTGTGCAGCGGGCTTTACCTGACGAGCTTGTACAACTATCTACTCTTTCATGTCGTCGCGGAATGGTTTTCCGTCGTCATTGCCTTTTCCATTTTCTTGACCGCCTGGAACACCCGTCGTTTGGCGAATAACCACTATGTGCTCTTTCTCAGCATCGCCTTTCTGTTTGCGGGCTTCATCGATCTTGTTCACACGCTGACCTACAGGGGCATGGGAATTTTCCCGGGGTTCGATGCCAACCTGCCCACGCAGCTCTGGATCATCGCCCGTTATCTTCAGAGCCTGTCGCTACTTGCAGCGCCATGGTTTATCGACAGAAAGCTCAAGATAAATGCCGTTTTCGGTTTTTATCTTTCTCTGACCATCCTGCTGCTGGCAGCGGTATTCTCCGGCACGCTCTTTCCCGCTTGCTTTGTCGAAGGTCGGGGTTTGACCCCCTTCAAAATAGTCAGCGAATACCTTATCTGCACAATCCTGCTGCTGGCGCTGATTTTTTTGCTGCACAGCCGCGAAAAGTTCGATCCAAAAATCCTGCAATTGATGCTTTGGTCGCTCCTCTTCACGATCGTCTCGGAACTGGCCTTCACTTTTTACATAAGCGTTTACGGCCTTTCGAACCTGATCGGTCATTACTTCAAAATCTTTGCATTCTTTCTCGTTTACCGGGCGATCATCGTAACCGGCCTGGAAAATCCTTACCGCCTCCTTTTCTACGATTTACAGAAAAACCGCGAAGAGCTGCAGGTCATCATCGACTCAGCGCCGATCATGATTTTTTACAAGGACCGCGAAAACAGGTTAATTCGCGTCAACAAGGCGCTGGCCGACGCAACCGGTCTTCTCAAGGAAAAAATTGAAGGAAGGAATGCCTCGGACATTTATCCCTCCCAGGCGGCCCGCTACTGGGAAGACGATCAGGAGGTTATTGCCTCGGGCAAGTCAAAAACCGGAATCATTGAACCGATCGCAACCACGATCGGCCAAAGATGGCTGCAAACCGACAAGATACCGTACAGGGAAGCAAACGGCCGCATTACCGGCGTTATCGGCTTTTCCGTTGATATCACCGAGCGCCAGGAGGCGGAGGAGGCGTTGAGGAAGAGCGAACAAAAGTACCGGGAATTAAGCATCGTCGATGGCCTCACCCAGCTTTACAATTCCCGGTATTTTTATCACCAGCTTAAAATTGAAATCGATCGGGCAAATCGCTACGATCAGCCGTTGACCATGTTACTGCTGGATATTGACGATTTTAAGCAGTTTAACGACGCTTATGGACATATCGAGGGAGATCAGGTTTTGTCCCGGCTCGGACAGATGATGAAACAATGCCTCCGTCAGACCGACTCCGCATATCGCTATGGCGGCGAAGAATTTACAGTCATGATGCCGATGACTGAAAGCCGGGATGGCCGTTTGTTGGCAGAAAGGCTCCGGCAGGAATTCAA
- a CDS encoding UpxY family transcription antiterminator: protein MPWYAVHTRSRHEDRVNALLLLKSFNAFLPKMETWSKRKDRRKRIMLPMFPGYIFVETPILNNEIKVDILKTFGVVRILGKPYGSEAIPVPDATIDAIHRIVDSKIEVQQLQYPHVGERARIVAGPFKGIEGLVVETDYNKELFVVTIDLLQRSIAVKLEGFAVARL from the coding sequence ATGCCCTGGTACGCCGTTCATACAAGAAGCCGACATGAAGACCGTGTTAACGCCCTGCTGCTCCTGAAATCATTTAATGCCTTTCTACCCAAAATGGAGACGTGGAGCAAGCGAAAAGACCGGCGCAAAAGGATCATGCTCCCGATGTTTCCGGGATACATCTTCGTGGAAACACCGATACTCAATAATGAAATAAAAGTTGATATTCTGAAAACCTTCGGAGTTGTCCGCATCCTGGGAAAACCGTACGGGTCGGAGGCCATTCCGGTGCCGGACGCAACAATCGACGCGATTCACCGAATTGTAGATTCGAAGATCGAGGTGCAGCAATTGCAGTATCCCCACGTCGGTGAGCGCGCCCGCATCGTCGCCGGTCCATTCAAGGGAATCGAAGGGTTGGTCGTGGAAACGGACTACAATAAGGAACTGTTTGTTGTCACCATTGATCTTCTCCAAAGATCGATAGCCGTCAAGCTGGAGGGATTTGCAGTCGCCCGTTTATAA
- a CDS encoding FAD-binding protein → MFLQISGLSIDVGEREGSLASCVALLLSIPEGAISSVEVLRRSLDARRSRPPRFVYFLKVRLAEGVAWRLDKERETFGATVSEEPEAIASQNSCLKTVPVFKRKPVVVGSGPAGLFAALALAERGAPVILLERGRPVPKRLLDVEEFWEKGMLNSESNVCFGEGGAGTFSDGKLTSRVKNPLAARVKRIFVECGAPAEILVDAHPHIGTDRLRVVVVNMRERLIALGGEVRFDTRLTDLLLQKGQVAGVVVNDSEEIMTSHVILAIGQSADDTYCKLANRGVEMAPKAFAVGLRVEHPQSLINSIQYGRWAGLAGLPPAEYFLTAKIAEQNRSVYSFCMCPGGSVIGSSVAAGGVVTNGMSLLKRNGPLANSAVVVNIRTEDLGSNGPLAGLAFRRHWEVEAFAAGGSDYHAPAQRLTDFLTTGKTSTVGSCSYRPGVRDADLAQVLPLFVVAALKRGFADFERKMPGFVTAEAVLVGVETRTSSPVRILRGDDGQSISIKGLFPCGEGAGYAGGIVSSALDGMKAAAHLLESGNHVGCPYL, encoded by the coding sequence ATGTTCTTACAGATTAGTGGTTTATCTATTGATGTGGGGGAGCGGGAAGGAAGTCTCGCGAGTTGCGTTGCCTTGCTGCTGAGCATCCCGGAAGGGGCGATTTCTTCAGTGGAGGTGCTGCGGCGGTCGCTGGATGCGAGGCGCTCCCGGCCGCCCCGTTTTGTTTATTTCCTGAAGGTCCGGTTGGCTGAGGGTGTGGCTTGGCGTTTGGATAAAGAACGGGAAACTTTCGGGGCAACTGTTTCCGAAGAGCCTGAAGCCATTGCTTCGCAGAACTCCTGTCTGAAGACCGTCCCTGTTTTCAAGCGGAAACCGGTTGTTGTCGGCAGCGGGCCGGCAGGGCTTTTTGCAGCCCTTGCCCTTGCCGAAAGGGGGGCGCCCGTTATTTTGCTGGAGCGGGGCAGGCCAGTGCCGAAGCGCCTCCTTGACGTCGAAGAGTTCTGGGAAAAGGGGATGCTTAATTCCGAAAGCAATGTCTGTTTCGGAGAGGGAGGAGCGGGGACGTTTTCCGACGGCAAACTGACCAGCCGCGTAAAAAATCCCCTGGCGGCAAGGGTGAAAAGGATTTTTGTTGAGTGCGGCGCGCCTGCCGAAATTCTCGTTGACGCTCATCCTCACATTGGGACTGATCGTCTCCGGGTGGTTGTCGTGAATATGAGGGAACGCCTTATAGCACTGGGAGGCGAGGTTCGTTTTGATACGCGCCTGACCGATCTGCTCCTTCAGAAAGGGCAGGTAGCCGGAGTTGTTGTCAATGATTCCGAAGAGATAATGACAAGTCATGTGATACTTGCCATCGGCCAATCTGCGGACGACACCTATTGCAAGCTGGCAAACAGGGGCGTGGAGATGGCGCCGAAGGCTTTTGCCGTGGGGCTGCGCGTCGAACATCCGCAGTCGCTGATCAACTCCATCCAGTACGGACGCTGGGCGGGGCTTGCCGGCTTGCCGCCGGCGGAGTATTTTCTTACGGCAAAGATTGCCGAGCAAAACCGCTCAGTCTATTCCTTTTGCATGTGCCCCGGCGGGTCGGTGATCGGCAGCAGCGTCGCAGCGGGGGGAGTTGTGACAAACGGGATGAGTTTGCTGAAGCGTAACGGTCCCCTTGCCAACAGCGCGGTTGTCGTCAATATCAGGACGGAAGACTTAGGAAGCAACGGTCCGTTGGCCGGGCTGGCCTTTCGCCGCCACTGGGAGGTGGAGGCTTTTGCTGCCGGCGGGTCGGATTATCACGCCCCCGCCCAGCGTCTGACCGATTTTCTGACAACTGGAAAAACGTCGACGGTTGGGAGCTGTTCTTATCGGCCGGGTGTCCGGGATGCGGATCTCGCCCAAGTTTTGCCTCTGTTTGTCGTTGCTGCGCTTAAACGGGGGTTCGCGGATTTCGAACGAAAAATGCCGGGATTCGTAACCGCGGAGGCCGTGCTGGTGGGAGTCGAGACGAGAACGTCGTCTCCCGTCCGCATTCTCCGCGGAGATGATGGGCAAAGTATCAGCATTAAAGGGCTTTTCCCGTGCGGGGAGGGCGCCGGATACGCCGGCGGCATCGTTAGCTCCGCCCTCGACGGCATGAAGGCGGCGGCGCATCTGCTGGAGTCGGGCAATCACGTGGGGTGCCCCTACTTATAG